In a single window of the Pseudomonadota bacterium genome:
- a CDS encoding RNA polymerase sigma factor codes for MTEARLLRRAQAGDRGALDRLLRQELRAVRQAAWRVLGADSELDDVTQKALIEAVRSLQTFRGDCRFRTWLTRIAIRVAWTHLRARSKIIPLTPAIEEAQHSDRGHARTEAHSELCRLQRCLNQLPPEQRVVFTLRDLEGYTTGEIARLLEIPEGTVSTRLRTARLRIREHLSAPVALPQPRQPAALQRLESNAGRHA; via the coding sequence ATGACGGAGGCACGCCTGCTGCGGCGGGCCCAGGCCGGAGATCGCGGGGCGTTGGACCGACTGCTGCGGCAGGAGCTGCGGGCGGTGCGCCAGGCCGCCTGGCGTGTGCTGGGCGCCGACAGCGAGCTCGATGACGTGACGCAGAAGGCGCTGATCGAGGCCGTGCGATCGTTGCAGACCTTTCGCGGTGACTGTCGGTTTCGCACCTGGCTGACTCGCATCGCTATTCGCGTCGCCTGGACGCACCTTCGCGCGCGCAGCAAGATCATCCCGCTCACCCCCGCGATCGAGGAGGCGCAGCACTCCGACCGCGGTCATGCCCGCACCGAGGCACATAGCGAGCTCTGCCGTTTGCAGCGCTGCCTGAATCAGCTTCCGCCCGAGCAGCGCGTCGTGTTCACGTTGCGCGACCTCGAGGGCTACACGACCGGCGAGATCGCGCGACTGCTCGAGATCCCGGAGGGTACCGTGAGCACGCGCCTGCGCACGGCCCGCTTGCGCATTCGCGAGCACCTCTCGGCGCCTGTCGCTCTGCCGCAACCGCGACAACCGGCTGCCCTGCAACGCCTCGAGAGCAACGCTGGGAGGCATGCATGA